The following DNA comes from Nicotiana sylvestris chromosome 10, ASM39365v2, whole genome shotgun sequence.
agccaacataattctaatggaggaatgttttacaactggagaaaacacttcattgtaatcaattccctccttttgagcatatcctttggccaccaatcttgctttgtagcgaacatctacttggttaggaaatccttctttctttgcaaatacccatttgcacccaattgctttctttcccttcgggagattggccaatctccatgtatgattctgatgaagggactgtatttcatcattcatggcaatcctccacttatcttcttctgaactttggacagcgtctttataagtagtaggaacatcatcagctacaattgaggttgcacaagcaaccgtctctatgagacgaacaggtttcgttattgttctttttggcctgctggttgctattgattcaagttgttgttgaggttcctgagttggaatctcctctactggctctccttccagagggtaatcttcatttgtttcctcctctgcttcttgtgtaggaaaaataaattttccctcaaactccacctgcttagaagcaccttcattttgtttggtatcttctgttaccttatttaccatagcagattcatcaaaggtaacatccctgctgaatattactttctttgtcataggacaccataagcgatatcctttgactccagaagtaattcccataaaaatagccttctttgcccttggatccaattttgactccgtcacatgataatatgcagttgagccaaacacgtgcaaagagttataatctacagcaggttttccataccatttttcaaatggtgtcttgccatcaatagcagcagatggtagacgattaatgaggtggcatgcatatgtaattgcctcagcccaaaattctttgcccaagccagcattggacaacatacaccgtaccttctccagcaaggtccggttcatacgttctgccactccattctgttgtggtgtatgtctaacagtgaagtgtcggacgatgccatcattttcacagaccttattgaaatgatcatttttgtattcacctccattgtctgtgcgaatacacttgattctcctgcctgtctgattctccaccatcgtcttccatttgagaaaaattcccaacacttcatctttgctcttcattgtatacacccatactcttcgggaaaaatcatcaacaaaggttacaaaatagtgcttcccacccaatgaaggtgttttggaaggaccccaaacatcagagtgtacataatccaaaatgcctttagtattatgaatcgttgtaccaaatttaacccttgtctatttccctttgacacaatgctcgcaaaactccaagttgcaagcctttactccctTTAaaaatccttgatctgatagaattttcaaggattttcctctagCATGTCCCAAGCACATGTGCCATAGCCTGGTTGCTTCTTCCTCTttttcgtcactggatgtcactgtcgatgtcccaataactgtactaccaCGAAAATGGTACATGCTATTGTTTTTCTGATTGTCCTTAATTAACACTAGTGCACGAGAGCATAtactcatcactccattttctgcaatgattttgaacccttttgattctagggctcccacaaagatgagattcttcttcaaatctggtacatatcgaacatctgttaatgttctgatcattccatcatggttccttaatcgtattgaaccaattccATATGAGGTAAAAGGGTTTTtgtccgctgtgtggatgactctatattctccttcttgaaaatccatgaACCAGTcactgttgggacacatatgatagctacaagccgagtccatcaaccatatgtctgatgatgttgatgactctgttataactaatgagaagtctgaatcatcacaatcggctacatttgaatccataatggcctttccacttggccttattcttcaacttcggacagtctttcttccagtgccccttttctcgacaaaaggcacattcatctttgttgggtctagatcttgacttggatcttcccttctttgttctcgtttgattttgaggatgaCCCCTCACAACcagcttctccttctccgcccttctggttttctccctttctttgttcatagctgtacaaagcggAACAAACTTCTCTAAAAGAAATTTCGTTATTttcatggagtagagtagtttcaagatGCTCGTACTCGtcaggaagtgaccccaacaacatcaagtcctagtcaccatcatcaaaagttgcatccatattttgcaaatttgtgaccaacttattgaaactggtgatatgttcattcattgTGGTACCAGGatcataggtgaagtgaaacaatctattcttcatgtacaatttattttgactgtttttcttcaaaaatttatcctccagtgatttccataatttacttgcagaagtttcctttgtgtatggatatttctgctctctagcaaggttgGATCGAATGGTActgcaagcaacacggttgataattttccaatcttcttctccaataacatctggtttcttctCTTCAATGGCAAGGTccagcccttgttgaaaaaggaaatctagaacctcgccttgccacatcccaaaatgtcccgacccgtcaaaaatttctactgCAAATTTttcatttgacacaattcttgtcataagcaaAGATGCTAATGATGACGTAttattgacacttgatgtagattattcttgtttattgtctctcatatttgacacaaatattatttaatagctgacaacacaaatcaagattatttccttcctggtgtggaagatcagactaagtttcaaccacagagcatactcagacagaaccttgactcagttaccaagataaatcttttctgatgtggaagatcagactatgctgcaaccacaaagcatacttagacagtaccttgggtTTGATACCAGTTGTTGTGGAAACCAAATATATATAGTGTAAATGAGTCACAGCTACTATACCAAAATATTATGGCAAccactaaataataaataagacaataatacaacaataaaaggaacactagaatttacgaggttcggccaattttgcctacttactcgaacacaaccaatattttattccactccaaaatacaagtgaaataatactaaagagagaagatacaaatgccttaagaagatgagaaagcaaatgagaggtgtgtttaaatcctaaacattaggcctccttttatagggtgAAATTTCAACCCAATTTACTCCCTAACATGTGGGATTATTGACATATTCAACACCATATTCGTTTGGACGTTACTGTAGAGTCCACTTGTGAAATAAAACAAGGCATCCAGTTAGCTGAACTTCTCAACAAAACTTATTTAATCATTTAGGATGAAGCCCCAATGGCAAATAAGTTATGTTTTTGAAGCATTAGATAAGACGTTGAGAGATATCTTGTGGGTAAGGTATGAAAATAGGTCTGACAAATCTTTTGGAGGCCTTACAGTTGTATGTGGTGGTGGTTTTCCCCAAATATTACCTGTTATTCCAAAGGGTACCCGAGCTGATATTGTTGATGCATCACTAAACTTCTCTTATTTGTGGCCATTTTTCACAATATATGAATTGAAGCAAAATATGCGACTATGCAATGGAAAAGTAAGTGATTACGAGACTGATAAAATTGCTACTTTTGACAAATGGTTGCTACAGGTTGGAAATGGATCCTTTTACGATGATACTAACAAGGAGCTCATCAAATTGCCTTTTGATGTATCCATGAAATCATCTAACGACCCAATCAGATCGATTATTGTGGCGGTTTATCCATCTCCTACAAAATTACAATGACCCAGCGCGCATATCTGAACGAACGACCAATGCTAACACCAAAAAATGATATGATACATGATACCAGGTGAAAGAAGAACATATTTCAGCTCTGACAATGTATGCAAAGCGAGTGTGAACACTAATGATGAACTGTTGTATCCAACCGAATTTCTAAATAGCTTAACATTTCCTGGCATCCCTAATCATGATATACACTCAAAAGTAGGTACCCTAGTTATGCTTCTCAGAAATCTAAACCAAACAGAAGGCATATGCAATGGAACAAGATTAATTGTCACGCACCTTGGAAATTGGTCTGTCAGCGCAAACATCATGTCTGGAGAGAACATCGGTTCAAGAGTCACAATTCCAAGAATCATTATGTCTCCTAACGATTCAAAGTGGACATTCAAGCTTAAGAGAAGACAGCTCCCTTTGGCGCCATGTTTTTCCATGACAATCAATAAAAGTCAAGGACAATCTCTTAACCACGTCGGCCTGTATCTTCTAAAGCAAGTATTCACCCATGGTCAATTATATGTGGCTGTCTCCAGAGTAACAACAAGAGAAGGATTAACCATACTAATCGCCGCATCACTTGGGTATAGTTCATTTCCTTTACTGAGGTTTTGTACATGATTCATCATGATATAATGCCTATACTGAAGAATTAAAAGTTGAAGTCCATGATTTCTTCTAATACAAAAGACAGtccaagaggaagaagaagactgGGCTGTAGTATAAGACTTTTAATTAAGAAGATTTGGCAGAATGGTTTAAGGAATATGTTTATATTTCTCACGTAAAGAATAGGAATCTTCAATGGGCAAGCAACTGAGATTTAAAATTATAAGCATTTCTTTTATAAAACAAAGAGTTACtaaaatttattattattaaatgcTCGGGTAGTAACACAATTCAAATTTATTATTTTGTTTCTCATGCGCGATCATGCTTCTAAAGTATTTATATTGAAATTATTTTGTATATACCCAATGTCTACAAGGAGTCTCTACATTTTGGTGAGATTGTATGACAATATAGTAAAAGGAGTGAGATTAAATGACATCATTCATGAACACGTGAAGCGCGAACAATTTACCTAGTTGATTAATAATGTACAGATTGTTGAAGTTAACTGGTTAAATTAGCTTATGTTTTTTAGAGCATAGTATCTCTCTTCAATTGAATCAGGTTCACGATGCCTTTGGTGATATATCTACTTTGGTTGTATATTTAATCATTAGTCGGAACTTTTGCTACCTTACTCCTTCAAGTAGCTTGTTCTAGATGGGATTTCACTTCATTTTCCCCCTTGATCAATTATTATTGTGCATTGTTGGCAGGAAAGGGAACATGCCCTGAGATCCTTCAAAGTGGTAACACGCCAATCTTGGTTGCACACAATGAACTAAGGCATACTTAAGATAATAAGCTATGTAAAGTGACCAAGTATAAACAAGAGCACTGCTATCCCAATGTGTGCACCAAGTGCTGCACATCTTCTGCATTTTTTTATCATGGGCATGAGCACCACAAATCCTTTCGATCAAATAGATCCAAATGATGCCAAGAATTGAAATATAGTTGTGACATAGCCAAGAATCCAGCTAAACAACACGCAAGTAGAATCAACGACACTGTCCAATTCAAGGCAGCCTTGATGTCCTTGACATCTGTCTTCAAAAAATCGTGAGCAATCCCTGCATGAATGTATAAGAACCAAACGTATATACCTTCCTGATGCATCATAAATGCCATATGTGATTGGCACCTCCTTCAGTTTGATCCCACAGCAATCCAAACTCACTGCCCACAACTAGCATGTAGCAAGGCTGGGTAATGTAGTGTTCAAACGGGTGGAATGAAGTCTTTTGCATATGTGATCTCTATTATTATCTGCATCCCAAAGCTTCATATGTGATCACTCAATTTTGCAACAAATGGACATGCCTCCACAGGTGTAAGACAGACAATGCTATTCAGTGCCACTTTTCCCAAAGAGATTCAGGTCAGTTCTCTGTTTGGACGGCCTCTTTGCCTTTCAACCTATTCTCTCTCTCTCGTTTAACCTCTTTAAAATTAAAAGTTTAAATCTTGATCATCCTGTAgacttatttttttgaatttaaagctggATATGCCTCTTGCTGCCACAATAATTAGTTACATTGTTCTCGAGCTGACCTGAGTTTTTCTGTTTCTCCTCAGTTGTTTTTTGCCTATATCTACGCTCAATTAATAGCATAGGGCGTGAATTGGTATTATCACTGTGAGTATACATTTTTGTGACATGTTTGCTACTGCAGAGACTGGCATTGGATTTTCTTTCAAATTATATCTTTTTGGCCGTGGGAAGGGTCGGCTCTAGTACTGATCTGATTGTCTAAAGAGTTGAATACGTTCAGGAGACTGACAAGAGAAGCCACTGGATGGATCTCCTTCATGCACAGAGGGCTAATGGTGCTCATGGCAAGGTATTAGCCATCTGTTATTCGATTTGACTTAATTATTAGGTAGGCTGAGCAATAGAATGTTGTAagtgatgatgtccatctcattaaagaagtattaggcatgtgcctaataaaagttttctttgttttggtagccaaccttgttgacttggtttggtttggtagccaaccttgttgaatttctttggtttggtagccaactttgttgaattgtgaaaagtgtgtgtaaattgtcaaatatgctaggctttagagagtgaagctttggctataaaaggagagattcaactctcatttccacacaccaacaaagagagaaagaaagagtgaggtttcacagataGGGTATAAggaaatagtctgtgaggaaattagagagtgagcgatattgtagtgaggtgagaatatcaaaagagggttatttcttttgagtgttgtagtggtctttggagtagtttactcggacctacaaagtataaaattccttactatagtgatatcagttgcttctctcggggccgtggttttttcccttattaaaagggttttccacgtaagaatcttggtgtcgttgttactcttttattcttgttaattaccgtatctcggtgctacattattattccgcttttattactgtgaatattatttctgtggggggtttattcccaacaactggtatcagagcacaggttctgctcgttcactgaaatactattcactatcggtagtactatactcggtgaaaaataaaaatgtccggagtaaagtacgaggtagcaaaattcaatggagataacggtttctcaacatggcaaagaagaaTGAGGGATCTGCTCAttcaacaaggattacacaaggtactagatgttgatgccaaaaagcctgataccatgaaaacTGAGGATTGGGctaacttggatgaaagagctactagtgcaatcaggttgcacttatcagatgatgtggtaaataacatcattgatgaagacactgcacatgaaatttggacaaggttggaaagcctatacatgtccaaaacgctaacaaataaattgtacctgaagaagcagttatacgccctgcacatgagtgaaggtacgaattttttgtcatatttaaatgtgtttaacgaactaatcacacagcttgccaacctcggagtgaaaatcgaggaagaagataaagccatcttgatattgaactcgttgccatcttcgtacgataatttgacAACAACCATCCtacacggtaagactactattgagttgaaagatgtcacatcggctcttctactcactgagaagatgagaaagaagatTGAAAATCAAGGATatgctctcatcacagaaggtagaggcaggagttattaGAGGAGTTCgagcaactatggtagatccggagctcgtgggaagtcaaagaacaaatccaaatcaagagccagaaattgctacaactgtgatcaaccaggtcacttcaaaagagattgcccaaatctaaggaagggcaaaggtgaaaccagtggccagaagaatgacgacaacacaaccGCCATGgtacaaaataatgataatgttgtcatctatataaatgaggaagaggaatgcatgcacctgttaGGTCCAGAGTTGGAAttggtggttgacacagcggcatcttaCCATGCCACACCGATAAGAGaacttttttgcagatatgtagcaggtgatttcggcacagtgagaatgggtaacacaatttactcaaagattgcggggattggtgacatttgtatcaagacaaatgtcgtatgcacattggttctaaaggatgtgcgacATGTACCTGATTTGCCGATGAACTTAATCttgggaattgctttagaccgagatggataccagaactattttgcaaatcaaaagtggaaactc
Coding sequences within:
- the LOC104244981 gene encoding uncharacterized protein, whose protein sequence is MKPQWQISYVFEALDKTLRDILWVRYENRSDKSFGGLTVVCGGGFPQILPVIPKGTRADIVDASLNFSYLWPFFTIYELKQNMRLCNGKVSDYETDKIATFDKWLLQVGNGSFYDDTNKELIKLPFDVSMKSSNDPIRSIIVAVYPSPTKLQ